AGAGGAAATAGAATCATTGCTCAAAAATGGAACTTGGATTTTGATTAAGAATCCAGGAACACAGAAGTTAGTGAGTTGCAAGTGGATTTTCAAGAAAAAGGTGGAAGTGGGAGATGTAGAGACCATTCGGTTCAAAGCCAGATTAGTGGCAAGAGGTTTTACTAAGGTGGAAGGTGTAGATTTTACTGTGGTTTTTTCACCTGTGGTCAAGCACACATCCATCAGAATTTTGTTGGCACTCACTGCTTTCTATGATTGGGAATTGCATCAGTTGGATGTTAAAACTGTCTTCCTTCACGGTGATTTGGAGGAAACTATATACATGGTGCAACCTAAGGGATTTGTTAAGGCTGGGGATGAGCAAATTGTGTTTGCTCAAGAAAAGCTTGTACGGCCTCAAGCAGAGCAGCAGGCAatggaatttaaaatttcatgagCATATGGAAAGTACGGATTTTGAAAGATCAAGCTTTGATAGTTGTGTCTACATAAAGAAAAGAGGTCAGAAAGTTGTGGCATTCTTGTtgctttatgtagatgatattctATTGGCTGGAGCAGATAGTGGCGAATTGCAGTTGGTAAAAGATAGGCTGAAAGaaaaatttgagatgaaggacttggggaatGCTAGAAGGATTCTTGGGATTGATATTCTGAGAAATAGGAGCAAGAGGGAATTGAAAATGGTACAAGCTGACTACATCAGCAAAATCATCAAAAAATTCCAGATGCAAGATACCAAGTCAGTCTCAATTCCACTTGCTGCACATTTTAAGCTCAGTAAGAAGCAGATGCCAAAAAACAGACCAGGAAAGGAAGGAGATGAGCTCAGTACCATATGCTAATATTGTTGGAAGTATAATGTATATCATGATATGCACAAGGCCTGATGTATCTCATGCTAAAAGTGTTGTCAGATATATGTCGAATCATGGCAAGGAGCACTGGAGTGCATTGAAGTGGATACTTAGATATCTTAGTGGATCAGTGGATGTTGGTTTACATTTTGGAGGTGGATCTTGGTCAGAAAAGGACATGGTGTTGAGGGGGTTCTGAGATTCAGATTATGCGGCCAATTTGGATAATAGAAAATCTCAAAGTGGTTACATATTTACTCTTTATGGCACTgcaatcagctggaaatcaaaTCTTCAGTCAGTGGGCCTTATCAACTACTGAGGTAGAATACATTTCTTTGACAGAGGCTGCAACGGAAGCAATTTGGTTGTAGGGAATTCTTCAAGATTTTggagttcaacaagatggaGTAGAGATCTAGTGTGATAGTATGATACGAGACCCCTAACAACAGACACAACAGCAGAGCATCATGCAAAGCCGGAGGCCGCagcagccgagcagcacgacgtaGCGCCTCCGGAGCTGACGCAGAGCGTGAGTGGCCGAAGGGAAGAGTTGACGGTGACGAAGAGATCCTTGAGGCCGAGGGACACGCTCAAGGCGCCAAGCAAGTTCAAGAATTAGTCGATTCTTTTAAGtgtttctttaattttcttttcttttatgttttagtattttttggacattaaattatttattgttgagtcgggcctgatttataaagccccgttcgggttttctttgcggttctttcccgAATGCATTAGGTtacgtcgaaccgccctagggtctttagtataaaatagggtatttcatCAACACAATCTTTATGAATGAAATAATTTCCCTACAAACCTATCGTGTGAAACAAGCTATTTCTCTTTCGTTCATTGCTGCTCCGTGGAATACGTCTGCGAATTCAGCAATTCTCACGAACAATTCCGCGTGGTGGACGCGGGACTTGATCGTTGTTCCGTCGAGAAGGAAGATCACGGAgccgttacggagaacgtctgtaacatctggtgctttcatcccgatTACTCAACTTCTACTTGGTTACACAATTAATGGCGGGGGTATTTCCGCATGCAGAGTCCTCGTCGGGGCTGCAGCTGGGCCCGGCGGGGCAGAGGAATTCAGGCGACGGCGACGGGAGACAACATCACGTCGACCCAGTCACGTTAGGATTCGCGCAGTTGAACGCGCGATTTGATAAGATGGATCGTCGGGTCGATCACTTGGAACGACGACCGACGCCGCAGACAGGGGGCCACGAGGCCGATTGGGACGAAGCCGACCACGCGTGGGAGGACTACCGCGGGAATGGTCGGAGCGGCCGTGAGGAGTATGACCGCCCCTACCGACATCAGGGTCGGGGCCGTGGGCGCCCTAACCGGGGGGGCCGCGGAGATCGCTGTGGGGAGGCGGCGCTTGCAGGCCGAGGGAACCGCCCTGGTCAGCGCCGGGGCGACGCAGGGTATAGAACAGGTCGCCGTCGGGATAGTTGGGACCTACCACAGAGACATGACGATTGGGATGATGAGGGGTACGAGGAGCGCGGAGTAACCTCCTGGGACCCGCCCCATAATCGGGAGCGTTTTAACCGCCAGTCGTCGGATTATTCATCCGGCGTAAAGATGGACGCACCCCACTTTAATGGGACAGACACGCCAAATTGGATCTCTCGTGTGCAATACTATTTTGATCACAAGCGGGTTCCGGAAGCTGAACGTTTGCATTATGTAGTAATGCTATTCGACCCACCCGCTTCGGAGTGGATATTTAATTATCGGGAGACGAACGGTTATTGTACGTGGCCGGAGTTTTTGGACGATGTTAGGCATCGATTTGACCCCCAGAGCTTCAGGAATTATACGGGTTTGATCGCCAAGTTGGTCCAGACGACGACCGTGGCTGACTACCACGCCACATTCGAACGGTATCTCAATAGGGTGACCGACTTATCGGAGTCAGCCTTGATTCCAATTTTTATTCAAGGGCTGAAGCAGCCTCTGCAAGAAAAAGTCGAATTACAGTACCCAGAGTCGTTGGCAGAGGCAATGGCCTTGGCGTTGCGTTTGGTAGCAACACACGAAGAACGACCGCCGCACACGTCGGCATATCAGCGCCGACCGTGGCCCGGCAAGGAGCAACGCGCCACTCCGGCTCCTGGTTCTACCCAAACCGCCATGCCTCAACCACAGGACTCGCTGGTCCGTGAGGCGGACAGATCACGAGCTTATCCAATTAGAGTGTCGAACGCGGAAAAATCGGAGCGAGCCCGCCGAGGGCTCTGTTATCATTGCCCCGAAAAGTGGGTCGCTGGCCACGTTTGTAAGGTCAAATTGCTTTGTTATATGGACGACGAGGCAGACAGCCCACACGAGGCCGGTGTGGGAGAGCAGGGTTCCGAGGATGAACTAATTACTGCAGACTTATCGCACCTGCACGCCTTAGATGGCCGGGGGAGCTCCAAACCGTTTATTGTCCAGGGGACGCTGGGAGACACCACCGTCCGGGTATTAATTGACACAGGAGCGACCCTCGATTTCCTCCATCCACGGATTGCGGAGAGACTTCAGTTGGAACTAACTCAAATTAGACCATTCCGAGTGCTGGTGGGCAACGGTGCATCCTTGCTTTGTACCCATATTTCGCGAGGAACGAAGCTAACTCTGCAGGGTAGTGTATTTGTGGTGGATCTTCACATTCTCGCTCACCATGGCCCGGATGTGATATTGGGAATGAACTGGTTGGAATCGCTAGGGAAAGTGTCGGCAGACTTTGTCAGGAAAACGCTAGAATTCACTCAAGGGGATCGGACGGTGTTCTTGCAAGGGCTGATGCTAGGCCCAAGGCAGATTTCACTACACTCGCTATACACGCTAACGGCACAGCCAGCAGATCACGAGTTCTACGAAATCGTACCTTTTAACAGTGTTTCCGAGGCAGGGGCCATCGAGGGCCAGGAGGGTTTTGCGCCCAACCTGCCAGCCGAGGTACTGGAGGTATTGACGGCACACCGGGCGGTGTTCGAGCAACCCCGCGGCGTTCCCCCGACCCGCTTATTTGACCACCGGATTCATCTGTTACCAGGGACAAGGCCGATTAATGTTCGACCTTACAGATACCCTTACTTCCAAAAGACCGAAATTGAGAAACAAGTGCGCGATATGTTGGAGCAAGGTATTATTCGGCACAGTCACAGCCCTTTCTCGTCCCCGGTACTATTGATCCGCAAAAAGGATGGCACTTTTCGCTTTTGCATCGATTATCGTGCCCTCAATAAAGCAACAGTCCCGGATCATTTTCCCATACCGACGGCGGAAGAACTTTTTGATGAGTTGGGCAGCGCGAAGTATTTTACTAAGTTGGACCTTCGCTCCGGGTATCATCAAATTCGGATGAGCGAGGGTGACATCTTTAAGACGGCCTTCAGGACTCATGACGGCCACTTCGAGTTTCTTGTGATGCCTTTCGGTCTTACAAACACACCTTCCACTTTTCAGGAGGCCATGAATGCCATTTTCCAGCCACTACTCAGACAGTGTGTTATCGTCTTCTTCGATGATATCTTGATTTACAGTCCATCCCTCGAGTTGCATGGCCAGCACTTGCAGGCAGTCCTGCAGCTACTCCACGCAAATAACTTCTTCGTCAAGCTTTCCAAATGCTCGTTTTGCAGTGCCTCGGTGGAGTATTTAGGCCACATCATTGACGACGGCAAACTCAAGGCAGACCCAAACAAAATAGAAGCAATGAAGGCATGGCCTACGCCGGGAACGGTCAGACAGTTAAGGGGTTTCTTGGGTTTGACAGGCTATTATCGCCGTTTCGTAGCTCACTATGCGACGTTAGCCGCACCATTGACGGATTTGCTTAAAAAGGAGGCTTTTCGGTGGTCATCCGAGGCCGAGACAACCTTTTCAGCTCTAAAAACGGCAATGACCTCGGCACCAGTCCTGCAACTACCGAATTTCAATTTGCCCTTTTGCGTCGAGACGGATGCTTGTGACGTGGGGATTGGCGCAGTCCTGATGCAGCTAAATCATCCCATTGCGTTCTTCAGTAAGAAATTGGGTCCTCGCAGGAGAGTAGCGTCGACGTATCATAAGGAATTATACGCTATTGTGGAGGCGGTGCAAAAGTGGCGCCAATATTTATTAGGGCGCGAGTTCATTATTCGCACAGATCAGAGAAGCCTAAAGGACTTGTTGCAACAGGTGGTACAAACTCCGGACCAATAGCTTTATGTCCGGAAACTTATGGGGTACAAGTTCGAGATAGAATATAAACGTGGAATCACAAATAAGGCAGCAGACGCCTTGTCCCGCCAGCACGACACGTCGGGGGGACAGTCCGATGACACCCCCAGGGAGCCGCCCTACGGCACGGACCCGACGCCAGGGACCGACGGCCAGCTGCTCGTCACCCTTGCCCGACCAGTACCGGATGTCATGCGCGTGCTACAAGAGGAGACCGCATCCCTGCCCCATTTGGTCGAATTAACGTCTAAAATCAAGTCCGGTGACGCCCCTCCTCATTTAACTTGGGTAGAAGGCCTCATATATTATCATCGTAGGGTGCTCGTGAGTACGGAGTCAAAGACGAAGAGGACGTTGCTGCGCGAGCACCATTGTGCGCCGTCAGCGGGTCACCCGGGCCACGAGAGGACGTTCCGCCTTTTGGCAGCTGGTTTTTATTGGCCAAAAATGCGCAAGGACGTGGTGACATTTGTgaatgaatgtgtggtgtgtCAGTCCACGAAGTATTCGACGCGCAAACCGGCGGGGTTATTGCAGCCGCTCCCGGTCCCATCGCAGGTGTGGGAGGATGTCTCGATGGATTTCATCACCGGGCTTCCACAATCCCGCGGATATACGGTCattatggtggtggtggaaaGGCTTTCAAAGTATGCCCACTTCGCCCCCTACCTCCCAAGTTCGACGCCCTCCGAGTAGCGCACCTTTTCGTTAATACGGTCGTCCGGCACCACGGTTTCTCTAAGACGTTGGTCTCGGATAGAGATTCGGTGTTCCTGAATGCAACCTGGGAGGAAATGATGCGGTTAAGTGGAACCAAACTTCACTTCTCTACAGCTTACCATCCGCAGTCAGACGGGCAAACGGAGGTCCGTAACCGGGGTTTGGAGCAATATTTGCGGGCATTCGTTTCTGATAAACCCTCGGGATGGACAAATTTTCTCCTGTGGGCGGAGCTCGCTCTCAATTGTTTTCACCATTCCGCGTTGGGCACGTCACCATATCGAGCTTTGTATGGGAGGGAGCCTCTGTCCCTGGTCGCGGCCCCTCTATCGGCAAAAACACCGCCAAACGTGGCGGATATTATCAGGCAGCGTGGGGAGTTATTGGTCACCCTACGACGAAACCTTTTGCGAGCCCAACAGCGGATGGCGGAGGTGGCGAACCGGCACCGTCACCACGTCGAGTTTGAGGTCGGAGATATCGTTTGGCTTAAGCTGCAACCCTACCGGCAACATTCAGTTGCGAAACCGCTATCGGCTAAGCTAGCCCCGAGGTTTTATGGCCCCTTTGAAGTGTTGGCGAGGGTGGGGCCCGTCGCCTATAAGTTGCGCCTCCCAGAGGGGAGTAGGGTCCACAATGTGTTTCACGTAAGCTTATTACGGGAGTTTGTGGCAGGGGAGGGCGATGTTGACGGAGTGCGCCTTCCTCCGGACTTTGTTGGGGATAGGCCAGTGGTACGGCCAGTAGCGTTGTTGGACGAACGCGTTAGTTGGCGCGAGGGCCGACCGGAAAAGCAATGCCCGGTGCAGTGGGAAGATGATGCATCCACACCGACGTGGGAGCCGGTGGAGGCGATTGGTCGGCAGTTCCCGGAGGTTCGCCTTGTGGACAAGGCGATTCTTAACGGAGGGGGGGTTGATACGAGACCCCCAACAACAGACACAACAGCAGAGCATCATGCAGAGCCGGAGGCCGCagcagccgagcagcacgacgcagcgcCTCCGGAGCCGACGCAGAGCGTGAGTGGCCGAAGGGAAGAGT
This sequence is a window from Salvia splendens isolate huo1 chromosome 5, SspV2, whole genome shotgun sequence. Protein-coding genes within it:
- the LOC121803915 gene encoding uncharacterized protein LOC121803915, translated to MAGVFPHAESSSGLQLGPAGQRNSGDGDGRQHHVDPVTLGFAQLNARFDKMDRRVDHLERRPTPQTGGHEADWDEADHAWEDYRGNGRSGREEYDRPYRHQGRGRGRPNRGGRGDRCGEAALAGRGNRPGQRRGDAGYRTGRRRDSWDLPQRHDDWDDEGYEERGVTSWDPPHNRERFNRQSSDYSSGVKMDAPHFNGTDTPNWISRVQYYFDHKRVPEAERLHYVVMLFDPPASEWIFNYRETNGYCTWPEFLDDVRHRFDPQSFRNYTGLIAKLVQTTTVADYHATFERYLNRVTDLSESALIPIFIQGLKQPLQEKVELQYPESLAEAMALALRLVATHEERPPHTSAYQRRPWPGKEQRATPAPGSTQTAMPQPQDSLVREADRSRAYPIRVSNAEKSERARRGLCYHCPEKWVAGHVCKVKLLCYMDDEADSPHEAGVGEQGSEDELITADLSHLHALDGRGSSKPFIVQGTLGDTTVRVLIDTGATLDFLHPRIAERLQLELTQIRPFRVLVGNGASLLCTHISRGTKLTLQGSVFVVDLHILAHHGPDVILGMNWLESLGKVSADFVRKTLEFTQGDRTVFLQGLMLGPRQISLHSLYTLTAQPADHEFYEIVPFNSVSEAGAIEGQEGFAPNLPAEVLEVLTAHRAVFEQPRGVPPTRLFDHRIHLLPGTRPINVRPYRYPYFQKTEIEKQVRDMLEQGIIRHSHSPFSSPVLLIRKKDGTFRFCIDYRALNKATVPDHFPIPTAEELFDELGSAKYFTKLDLRSGYHQIRMSEGDIFKTAFRTHDGHFEFLVMPFGLTNTPSTFQEAMNAIFQPLLRQCVIVFFDDILIYSPSLELHGQHLQAVLQLLHANNFFVKLSKCSFCSASVEYLGHIIDDGKLKADPNKIEAMKAWPTPGTVRQLRGFLGLTGYYRRFVAHYATLAAPLTDLLKKEAFRWSSEAETTFSALKTAMTSAPVLQLPNFNLPFCVETDACDVGIGAVLMQLNHPIAFFSKKLGPRRRVASTYHKELYAIVEAVQKWRQYLLGREFIIRTDQRSLKDLLQQVVQTPDQ